The following proteins are encoded in a genomic region of Cydia strobilella chromosome 19, ilCydStro3.1, whole genome shotgun sequence:
- the LOC134750012 gene encoding glucose dehydrogenase [FAD, quinone]-like — MDIPVMATMLQFTDANWDYHTEPQRAGCMGMREGRCSWPRGRVVGGSSVLHSMMHTRGNRRDYDRWAANGNPGWDFASVLKYFKKSENMQVPELRRDKVYHSTKGEMTLQYPSWRTRLSDAFLQAGVETGGNIVDYNGEKQIGYSIIQFTMNNGTRMSASRAFLHPIKYRKNFHVTKNAMVTRILIDPWTRRAYGVEFRKAGRRYIVKAMREVILSAGAINSPQILMISGIGPKQHLTEKNITTIVDLPVGYNLQDHWALGGLTFLINTTDSIRSERVATFSNILEYFSHHTGPLSAPSGTEAIAFIDTNNPNDPDGYPDLELLFVAGSLVSQPSYRQAFAIDDRIYDKVYGPIQDRDTWMVFPMLLLPESKGRIMLKNKNPYSKPLIYANYFSDGGHDQKVILHGIRKIIQLSKTTAFQKFGSRLHDVPLPNCAHHKFNSDSYWYCAMKTITNTIYHHCCTAKMGPRDDPEAVVDSRLKVYGIKGLRVVDASIMPRVPAAHTNAPTLMIAEKAADMIKEDWGIRIKPI; from the exons AGAGCTGGCTGCATGGGCATGCGCGAGGGTCGGTGTTCCTGGCCGCGAGGCCGCGTGGTCGGCGGCTCCTCGGTTCTGCATTCCATGATGCACACGAGGGGCAACAGGAGGGACTACGACCGGTGGGCGGCGAATGGCAACCCAG GATGGGACTTCGCATCAGTTCTCAAATACTTCAAGAAATCTGAAAACATGCAAGTGCCAGAACTGAGAAGAGATAAAGTATATCATTCAACAAAGGGAGAGATGACCCTTCAGTATCCCAGCTGGAGGACGCGACTCTCAGACGCGTTCCTTCAAGCGGGCGTCGAGACTGGCGGGAATATAGTAGATTACAACGGAGAAAAACAAATCGGATATTCCATCATACAATTTACGATGAACAATGGAACTCGCAtgagtgcgagtcgggctttcCTTCACCCTATAAAATATAGGAAAAACTTCCACGTAACCAAAAATGCTATGGTAACGCGTATTTTAATTGATCCTTGGACGAGACGAGCATACGGTGTGGAATTCCGCAAAGCTGGTCGCCGTTACATCGTGAAGGCGATGCGAGAAGTCATTCTGTCAGCTGGTGCTATTAATTCTCCTCAAATATTAATGATCAGCGGAATAGGCCCTAAACAGCACTTGACGGAGAAGAACATCACAACAATTGTCGATTTACCCGTCGGGTATAATCTCCAAGACCACTGGGCATTAGGCGGACTGACTTTCTTAATAAACACAACTGATTCTATCAGATCTGAACGCGTGGCTACATTCAGCAACATTCTAGAATATTTCAGCCATCATACTGGTCCTTTGTCAGCGCCAAGCGGAACTGAAGCTATCGCTTTTATCGACACTAATAATCCAAACGATCCCGATGGCTATCCTGATTTAGAGTTGCTGTTTGTGGCAGGCTCATTGGTTAGCCAGCCGTCGTATAGACAAGCCTTCGCTATTGATGATCGTATCTACGACAAAGTTTACGGACCAATTCAAGATCGCGACACGTGGATGGTGTTCCCGATGCTTCTACTCCCGGAGTCGAAAGGCCGAATAATGTTGAAGAATAAAAACCCTTATTCAAAGCCGCTTATCTACGCAAACTACTTTTCAGATGGAGGCCACGACCAAAAGGTTATATTACATggtataagaaaaataattcaGTTATCAAAGACTACAGCATTTCAAAAGTTTGGAAGTAGATTGCACGATGTCCCGTTACCGAACTGTGCGCATCACAAGTTTAATTCAGACTCATATTGGTACTGTGCAATGAAGACTATAACGAATACGATTTATCATCATTGCTGTACAGCTAAGATGGGACCGCGAGACGACCCTGAAGCTGTCGTGGATTCGAGATTAAAGGTGTACGGCATAAAAGGACTGAGGGTAGTGGACGCGAGCATTATGCCGCGTGTTCCAGCAGCGCACACCAACGCCCCAACTTTAATGATTGCCGAGAAGGCGGCGGATATGATCAAGGAAGATTGGGGCATACGTATCAAGCCGATTTAA